Proteins encoded together in one Quercus lobata isolate SW786 chromosome 3, ValleyOak3.0 Primary Assembly, whole genome shotgun sequence window:
- the LOC115981893 gene encoding uncharacterized protein LOC115981893, giving the protein MTVTPTTTTSSGSGCGSGCRLFLPSTYPSLTQNRTYNYKPINNNNNNNNIHVFGSITFSQTPKPKLGSRCRRRRRLLAVSQFVEDSSQSEEPNTTDANIDIKLPRRSLLVQFTCDVCGERTERLINRLAYERGLIYIQCAGCLRHHKLVDNLGLVVEYDLRGEINPDSNTD; this is encoded by the exons ATGACGGtaacaccaacaacaacaactagtTCTGGGTCTGGATGTGGAAGTGGGTGTCGTCTCTTTCTACCTTCGACATATCCTAGTCTGACACAAAACCGAACTTACAATtacaaacccataaataataataataataataataatatccatGTTTTTGGCTCCATTACATTCTCCCAAACCCCCAAGCCCAAATTAGGCAGCCGctgccgccgccgccgccgcctaTTGGCGGTTTCTCAATTCGTGGAAGATAGTTCTCAATCCGAAGAACCCAACACCACG GATGCAAATATTGACATAAAACTTCCGAGAAGAAGTTTGCTTGTACAATTTACTTGTGATGTGTGTGGTGAAAGAACAGAGAGGCTCATAAATCGATTAGCCTATGAGCGCGGCCTTATTTACATACAG TGCGCAGGTTGTCTCCGTCATCACAAATTAGTTGACAACCTTGGCCTCGTGGTTGAGTATGACTTACGGGGGGAAATCAATCCGGACTCAAATACTGATTAA